The sequence ATACCTTAACCGTTGGCGACTTTGTTGAAATAAGCGGATACGTTAATGAAAACGGCAATTTCTACGCCACATTAGTTGAGTTGGAAGACGACGAAACGGAAGTAAAACTGAAAGGTAACATTGCTAATTTAGACACCGACGCTCAAACGTTCACATTAGGCGAGTTGACCATCAATTATTCAACCGCTGAATTTGATGACATGACGATGGACGATCTCGCTGACGGGTTATTTGTGAAAGTAGAAGGCGAGACTTTTGACAGCGAGACCATGACCCTTACCGCGGACGAAGTCGAAAGCAAAGAGCAAAGTGACATTGACGAAGACACTGACGAAGTCACTATTGCCGGTATCGTTAAAAACTATGATGAAGAAGCCGGTACTTTCTCCGTGAACCAATATGACTTTGTAGTCAGCGACAGCACAGAATTTGAAGACGGCACCGCCGACACGCTAGCTAACGGTATTATTGTTAAAGTGGAAGCCGTATTAGACGGAGAGCAACTGGTTGCCGAGGAAGTCGAATTCAAAGCACGAGATGCACGCAGCAAAGTCGAAGGTCAAGTGACCGACATTGACACAGAAGCCATGACATTTGTGCTCAATAACACTACCTTCACCGTCACATCAGAAACGCAATATGAAGACGAGTCAGACTTAGACGAACGCCGTTTCACGTTCGACAATATTGAGGTTAACGACTGGTTGAAAGTCATTTCCCGCCAAGACGAAGAAGGCAACGCAATTGCTTTGAAAGTTAAGCGCATCAATGAAGAGGCACGTGAAGGCGAAGTGAAAGGTCGCGCAGCTGACGTAACCGAGGACGGTATGACCGTTGCCAACGTTGCGGTCACCTTTGATGACAATACTGAGTTTGAGAACGACGACGGCAGCCTTTCTTTAGAGCGATTCGTCGCGCTAGCCGAAACTCAAAATGCTGTTATCGTTGAAGTGGAAGGCGAATACGTTGACGGTTCACTCGTTGCCGCTGAAGTGGACGTTGAAAACGTGAGCGGAGGTGATGACGATGATGACGACCGCCCTGACAATACCGGCAAAGCCGAGTTCAAAGGTGCGATTGAGTCCATCGAAGGCGATTTAATTTTCGTGAACGGAAAAGAGCTTCGCTTCACTGATGACACAGAGTTTGAGCTCAACGACGAAAACGTCGACCTTCAAACGTTTTATAACGCCCTCGAAGTTGGCACTGTCATTGAAATAGAAGGTGTCTGGGTAGATGAAACTTACATTGAGGTAAAAGAAGCCGAAGTCGAAAACGAAGAGGACGACAGCGAAGAGTAGCCGTAAAGCATATGTAGCCTGACGTTATTACGTCAGGTGGGATGCCAAAACAGCCACCATAATGAATCACTTAATGTGGTGCGGCTGCACCGGAAAAATCTCACCTGATGCAATAGCATCAGGCTACGACAACATCAGTTTAAAATAACCTATTCGCTGCGGGCAATTTCGAGCGCTTATCTTTAAAAGCCAGAGCGTAAATTACGCAGCATACACCAATGCCAATGACCAGCGCGCCCACCCATTGAATGCGAATAAATTCAAGGCTAAACAGAACGGTTAAGCTAACTATGAGAAAAGCATGCAGCGCGAAATAGCGCGGCTTACCAAGGCGGCTGACGGTTAGGTTCAAATTATCGGAATACAGGCGAATCAGTGAATCCAGGGAGTTCAATACAAACACCACGCCAACACCAACCATTATGCGGTTTATCCAGCCGGAGGTATCAATGCCTTTGGTATGAAACAAGTACAACACGCTGAACCACAAGCCCAGCGACAGCGACGGCCAGACCAGCATATTCACCAACAACGTAACCGTCTTCATATTGCCCACGAAGCGCGCGGTAAACTGACCAATCATGATGCTCCAGGCAAACCACCAGAACAGGTAAAACGCATGGTAGTCGTTAATGGGCAAAACAAACCGCTGTAAATGCGTAAAGTAATCACTCAGTAACGGCAACGTTTGCAGATAGTCAGCAGCTTCCACATTCGGCTGCGCCACCACGTAACTGCCAAGCCCTGCAATCAGCGCTAAAAACAGCGCACCGGACGACACACTCAGCACCTTCACAAAGCGCAGTTCGGTGCTTGAGTAAACCGCCGCACAAATGGTGAGCGTCACTAGCCCGGCAAACAGCCATGGAAAGCCAGAATCTGGAGCAAAGGCAGGCAAGTACCAACTTAAATTGGCAAACAGCAAGTGCGCCGTAAACGCGCAGGTGCCAATAATGACAATGTTGTTCACCCACTTCACCCAAGTTATTTCAAAGAAGCGGAGTTTGGGCTCCAATGCGCAGAAATAGAAGCAGGTAACAAAGTAAATCGCCCAGACCATAAAGCCCCAAAAACCAAACTCTATGGCTAACGGATTGGCAAAGGCGTATTCACTGTTCTCTTTGAGGTTCTCATACACCGGAAACTCGGTGAGCGGGAACATGATGAGTCCCACATCCAGCCCCGAGGTAAATAAAATAGCGACAAACACTAACGTTGATACCGGAATTTTTCCCTGCAGCGGCATTGCGCCCCAGCGCCACAAAATGAGCAGTACTAAAGCCATGAACAGGATCATTCCGGCGCCCACTAAGGTTAGCATTTAACGCACCTCTCGTTGTTGCTTACCCTGACGCTGACGTTGCTGCCATTGTTCGTCCATCACCACTTTCACATTTGCTGCATCGGCGGCTTCGCCAAAGCGAATTAAATCGGCGGCTCGTTCAGCCAACATAATGGTTGGTGCGTTCAGGTTGCCATTTGGAATGGTCGGGAATAAAGACGAGTCGACAACACGGAGTCCTTGCAGTCCCCGTACTCGGGTCGTCGGATCCACGACCGCTTGCTCGTCATCTTCGGCGCCCATACGACAGGTACCGCACGGGTGATAAGCGCTTTCCACCGCGCCACGAATAAAGGCATCAATCTCTTCATCCGTTTGAACCGAAGCGCCCGGTTGAATCTCTTCCCCGCGATACTTGTCCATCGCCGGCTGAGCAATAATCTCCCGAGACAGCCGCACACAAGCGCGAAACGCCTCAATATCTTCCGGCTCTTGCAAGTAGTTAAACTGAATTTTTGGGGCTTCTGTCGGGTCTGCCGACACCGCGCGTATCCAGCCACGGCTCTTCGGTTTATTGTGACCAATATGAAGCTGAAAGCCGTCACCGTCGAAGGCACTGCGCCCATCGTAGCGCATGGCTGCGGGCAAGAAGTGATATTGCAGGTCAGGCCATTCGATGCCCTTCTTCGAGCGAATGAACCCGCAAGATTCAAAATGGTTGGTCGCGCCCAAGCCAGTTTTAAACAGGATCCAACGCACACCAATGGCTAATTTACTCAATGGACCCAGCTTACGGTTCAAGCTAACCGGCTGCTTACACTGATACTGAAAGTAAAACTCCAGATGATCCTGCAGGTTTTCACCCACGCCCGGCAACTCATGTTGCAGCTCAATGCCCGCGTCTTTCAGTACGTTTGCCGGGCCAATACCGGACAACTGCAGTAAGTGCGGCGAGCCAACAGAGCCCGCGCTCAGGACGACTTCATCGCGACAGTCAAAGCGCTTAACCTTGCCTTTTTGCAGTAACTCGACACCAACCGAACGTTTACCTTCCAGCAATACACGTTTAACCAACACACCGGTTTTCACCGTCAAATTGGAACGCTCCATGGCTGGCCGTAAATACGCGTTAGCCGTCGACCAGCGACGGCCATTTTTAACCGTCATGTGCATTGCGCCAAAACCTTCCTGCTGCGCACCGTTATAGTCATCGGTATGCCAATAGCCGGCCTGCTCACCCGCTTCAACAAACGCACTATAAAGTGGATTTTGCATGTTATTGCCGTTATTAACCGACAACGGTCCGCCAACACTGCGATATTTGTCTTCCCCAAAGGCCCAGTCATCGGCCTTTTTAAAGTATGGCAGGCAGTGCTGATAGTCCCAGCCCTCGGCGCCATGCTCAGCCCACTCGTCAAAGTCACGCGCGTGGCCGCGCACATACACCATTCCGTTAATCGATGACGAGCCACCCAGCACCTTGCCGCGCGGACAGTGCATGCGGCGGTTATCTAAATATGGCTCTGGTTCGGTATGAAACTGCCAGGCGTATTTTTTTGTGTTCATCGGTATCGACAACGCCGTCGGCATTTGAATAAAAATGCTTTTATCCGAGCCGCCGGTTTCCAGCAACAGTACGCTTTTGTCTGCGTCCTCTGTCAGCCGGTTCGCCAATACACAGCCGGCCGAGCCGGCCCCGACAATAATGTAATCGTACTGCTCAACCGACATTAAAATGGCCCCTGCAACGTCTCCATGCCCACATACACCGACTTGGTCTGTGTGTAAGACTTCAGCGTTTCAACGCCGTTTTCGCGGCCAATGCCGGACAGTTTATAGCCACCCACCGGCATTTCCGCCGGCGAATTGCCCCAGGCGTTGATCCAGCAAATGCCCGCCTGCATTTGTGCAATCACACGGTGCGCGCGGCGAATGTCTTTGGTAAACACGCCGGCCGCTAAGCCGTATTCGGTATCGTTCGCCTGGCGTACAACCTCGTCTTCGTCGGTAAAGGTCATGACCGACATCACCGGGCCAAAAATTTCTTCACGACAAATGGTCATGTCGTTATGGCAGTCAGCAAAAATGGTGGGCTCAACAAAGTAGCCATTTTCACAGCCCTCAGGCGTCACCGCGTTACCGCCGTAAACCAATTTAGCGCCTTCCTGCTTGCCTTTCTCGATGTACTCTAAAACCAGTTGCTGATGCTTTTCCGATATCAGCGCACCCAAATTGGTTTTCGCATCCATCGGTTCGCCAATCACAATATTCTTGCGTGTACGTTCCACCAAGCGCTCCATAAACCGGTCATACACCGACTCATGCACAAAAACGCGCGTACCGTTGGTGCACACCTCACCCTGCGTGTAAAAGTTGGCCATCATGGCGCCAGTGACCGCTTCTTCAACATCCGCATCGTCAAACACAATTAAGGGTGACTTGCCGCCAAGCTCCATAGTGACTTGCTTAAGCGTACCGGCAGCCGCCGCCATGACTTTTTTACCGGTACCCACTTCACCGGTTAACGACACCTTGGCAATGTCCGGATGCGCCGTTAGAAAGCGACCTACCTCGGCATCCCCCTGCACCACATTAAACACACCGTCCGGTACACCCGCTTCGGTGAATATCTCTGCTAACTTAGCCGCGCCGCGAGGGGTTTCCTCTGACGGTTTAAAAATCATGGCGTTACCGGCCGCCAGTGCAGCAGCTGACTTCCAGCAGGCTATTTGAATTGGGTAGTTCCAGGCACCAATACCAAAACACACACCCAGCGGCTCATGACGGGTATAGAAAAAGTCGTCACCCACCGGTTGTTGCGCGCCCATCATCGACGGCGCTAAATTCGCAAAGTACTCAATCGAGTCGGCACCGGTCTGAACATCTACCTCAACCGCTTCCTGCCACGGTTTCCCGGTATCCTGAACTTCGTACTTCGCCAACTCGTCATTACGCTCACGCAATAAACGCGCGGCTTTTTGCAGAATGCGTGCCCGCTCTACCGCCGGCGTCTTTGACCACTTTTCGAAACCTTGCTTAGCACTCTTTATTGCCTGTAGCATCATCGCTTCACCGGCCTGTTCAACCCGGTAAATGACCTCACCGGTTGCCGGGTATCGCACATCAAAACTGCGGCTTTCGTCGCCGTTAACGTAGTGCCCATCAATAAAGTTTTTAAGCGAAAAGTTGGTCAAGGTACACTCCTTAAAACAAGTTACGGGTTACTGCCCCCGGAGTCGGCATCCACTCCATGCAGGCGTAACGTATCCAAAATAAAGTTTTTACAGTAATCTTTCGCGACATCAAAGCCGCGGTCAGCGCGCAAACTCAGCGCGCTTCGCAGCCAAAACCCATCAATCAGCGCCGCGGTCATCTGGGCGGCGTCGTGCGCTGCTTCACGCGGCAATAATTGACGATAGCTGTAACGTAGGTTGGTCAATAAGCGTCGCTTATTCACCTCCTGCAAGCGCGACAAATCGGCGTCGTGCATTGACTCGCCCCAAAAGCTCAGCCAGGTTTTGGTGCTGGGCAACGACTGCTGAATGTCGGCAAAGTTTAAATCGACAATTTTCATCAGCCGCTCAATAGGGTCAGCCGGCGACTGCTCTAACTTCAGCCGCGACAACAAATAACGGACCGTGGCTTCAATCAGCGCCTGTTTCCCACCAAAGTAATGACTGATAATGCCGGACGACAACCCGGCTTTTTTCGCAATCAAACTGATGGTCGCTGACTTTAACCCCACTTCGGCAACCACCTCGATGGTTGCGTCTATCAACTGTTGCCGGCGCACCGGCTGCATGCCAATTTTGGGCATCGCGCTATTACTCCTTGTATGGCTCCAACGTCGACAAGCGGAAGCGGTGCTCATTCACCACTTCGCCGTCAACATTCTTCAGACTGAGCGATACTAAGGGATCTTCTAAACTCCAATCAATGTTTATACTGCCGTAATTAACATTTGCCGTGTATTGTCCAATACGATGCTTGTTCGGACTGACCTGTTTCCACTCCTGTGTCAGACCTGAGCTGGTCACTTCCCACAGTGGATAATCCAGGTTTTCATCGTAATAGCTGACTTCGCCCCAGTGAGTGTCACCACTGACTAAAATCACACCATTCACTTGGTGTTTTTTAATTAAGTCGAACAACCGCTGGCGGTCGCCCGGAAAGTTCGCCCAGGCTTCCCAACCGGTAAAGTCGGCTAATAACTGCAAGCTGGAGGCAATAATTTTGACGCGAGCCGTTTTTTTTAACTCTTCTTCCAGCCACTGCCATTGTTTCTCGCCCAGCATCGACTTCGACATATCGTCGTGAGCAATGTACGGACCGAGGTTGTTTGGCGCACGCTCATTGGCGTACTCTTCGCGCGACACGTGTTTCATGTCATCACGGTTCCAGCGCAAATCGGGCATTATGACGTGAATACGCTGCTCGCCTTCGCCATACATTTTTGAGGTGTAAATACCGTCAGGGCGTGTGCGACGAGGTGAGTCTTCCTCCGCCCCCCAGAAGTCCAGCATAATCTGGCGTGAGGCTTCTTTTTTCGGGTAGTCTTTACCCGCATCGTTCGCGCCAAAGTCGTGGTCATCCCAAATCGCCATCACGTTCGTGTTATTCACTAACGTCTGAAAACGTTCTTTCGAACCCAGCTTTTCATATTTATTGCGCAGCACCGTCATATCTTCAGTGTCGCCATAAATATTGTCGCCCAGGAACAAAAAAGCATCCGGTTTATCGGCAATAACGCTGTCCAGAATCGGCATGTCATGATCCTGGTGCGAGCAGGAGCCAAAGGCAATATGCGACACACTTTGCTGTGCATTCGCTGCCGTAGAAACGACAGCGCCCGATAACAGTCCCAGAAAAATCAGTGTTTTCTTCATTGGTTCACCTATGAAGTGATCAGGGGCTGACAACCAGCCCCTGCGCTTAACGCGTTTTTTAGAATGTGAACTTAGCGTTCAAGGCAGCCACACGCGGTGCGCCAATCCAGGCCGCTCCCGGTGCAATCGTACCTAAGTAACGCTCGTCAAACACATTGTTGATGGTAAAGCGTAACTCCATCGAGTCGATAGCGTTACCAACATTATAAACCGCGGTTCCCAGATAGAAGTCGCTCGTTGTATAAGAGTCAACCACCTGAGTGTTGGCCTGGTCCATGTAACGCTCACCCACATATTTGGTGC comes from Idiomarina sp. X4 and encodes:
- a CDS encoding DUF5666 domain-containing protein, yielding MRFKHSLLVLAIAGALSACGGSSDSSTPDSNTGGDDTGGDNTGSTTTVVTEGVITGFGSVYVNGQRYGSDNAAIAVGNSPAADEAQLRVGMVVTVAASASDNGEDPEAEQIIYEESLQGPVAFIDREAEQIEVLGQTVIYDDLTEFEATDLNTLTVGDFVEISGYVNENGNFYATLVELEDDETEVKLKGNIANLDTDAQTFTLGELTINYSTAEFDDMTMDDLADGLFVKVEGETFDSETMTLTADEVESKEQSDIDEDTDEVTIAGIVKNYDEEAGTFSVNQYDFVVSDSTEFEDGTADTLANGIIVKVEAVLDGEQLVAEEVEFKARDARSKVEGQVTDIDTEAMTFVLNNTTFTVTSETQYEDESDLDERRFTFDNIEVNDWLKVISRQDEEGNAIALKVKRINEEAREGEVKGRAADVTEDGMTVANVAVTFDDNTEFENDDGSLSLERFVALAETQNAVIVEVEGEYVDGSLVAAEVDVENVSGGDDDDDDRPDNTGKAEFKGAIESIEGDLIFVNGKELRFTDDTEFELNDENVDLQTFYNALEVGTVIEIEGVWVDETYIEVKEAEVENEEDDSEE
- a CDS encoding BCCT family transporter, which produces MLTLVGAGMILFMALVLLILWRWGAMPLQGKIPVSTLVFVAILFTSGLDVGLIMFPLTEFPVYENLKENSEYAFANPLAIEFGFWGFMVWAIYFVTCFYFCALEPKLRFFEITWVKWVNNIVIIGTCAFTAHLLFANLSWYLPAFAPDSGFPWLFAGLVTLTICAAVYSSTELRFVKVLSVSSGALFLALIAGLGSYVVAQPNVEAADYLQTLPLLSDYFTHLQRFVLPINDYHAFYLFWWFAWSIMIGQFTARFVGNMKTVTLLVNMLVWPSLSLGLWFSVLYLFHTKGIDTSGWINRIMVGVGVVFVLNSLDSLIRLYSDNLNLTVSRLGKPRYFALHAFLIVSLTVLFSLEFIRIQWVGALVIGIGVCCVIYALAFKDKRSKLPAANRLF
- the betA gene encoding choline dehydrogenase; protein product: MSVEQYDYIIVGAGSAGCVLANRLTEDADKSVLLLETGGSDKSIFIQMPTALSIPMNTKKYAWQFHTEPEPYLDNRRMHCPRGKVLGGSSSINGMVYVRGHARDFDEWAEHGAEGWDYQHCLPYFKKADDWAFGEDKYRSVGGPLSVNNGNNMQNPLYSAFVEAGEQAGYWHTDDYNGAQQEGFGAMHMTVKNGRRWSTANAYLRPAMERSNLTVKTGVLVKRVLLEGKRSVGVELLQKGKVKRFDCRDEVVLSAGSVGSPHLLQLSGIGPANVLKDAGIELQHELPGVGENLQDHLEFYFQYQCKQPVSLNRKLGPLSKLAIGVRWILFKTGLGATNHFESCGFIRSKKGIEWPDLQYHFLPAAMRYDGRSAFDGDGFQLHIGHNKPKSRGWIRAVSADPTEAPKIQFNYLQEPEDIEAFRACVRLSREIIAQPAMDKYRGEEIQPGASVQTDEEIDAFIRGAVESAYHPCGTCRMGAEDDEQAVVDPTTRVRGLQGLRVVDSSLFPTIPNGNLNAPTIMLAERAADLIRFGEAADAANVKVVMDEQWQQRQRQGKQQREVR
- the betB gene encoding betaine-aldehyde dehydrogenase, whose translation is MDGHYVNGDESRSFDVRYPATGEVIYRVEQAGEAMMLQAIKSAKQGFEKWSKTPAVERARILQKAARLLRERNDELAKYEVQDTGKPWQEAVEVDVQTGADSIEYFANLAPSMMGAQQPVGDDFFYTRHEPLGVCFGIGAWNYPIQIACWKSAAALAAGNAMIFKPSEETPRGAAKLAEIFTEAGVPDGVFNVVQGDAEVGRFLTAHPDIAKVSLTGEVGTGKKVMAAAAGTLKQVTMELGGKSPLIVFDDADVEEAVTGAMMANFYTQGEVCTNGTRVFVHESVYDRFMERLVERTRKNIVIGEPMDAKTNLGALISEKHQQLVLEYIEKGKQEGAKLVYGGNAVTPEGCENGYFVEPTIFADCHNDMTICREEIFGPVMSVMTFTDEDEVVRQANDTEYGLAAGVFTKDIRRAHRVIAQMQAGICWINAWGNSPAEMPVGGYKLSGIGRENGVETLKSYTQTKSVYVGMETLQGPF
- the betI gene encoding transcriptional regulator BetI, yielding MPKIGMQPVRRQQLIDATIEVVAEVGLKSATISLIAKKAGLSSGIISHYFGGKQALIEATVRYLLSRLKLEQSPADPIERLMKIVDLNFADIQQSLPSTKTWLSFWGESMHDADLSRLQEVNKRRLLTNLRYSYRQLLPREAAHDAAQMTAALIDGFWLRSALSLRADRGFDVAKDYCKNFILDTLRLHGVDADSGGSNP
- a CDS encoding alkaline phosphatase D family protein, encoding MKKTLIFLGLLSGAVVSTAANAQQSVSHIAFGSCSHQDHDMPILDSVIADKPDAFLFLGDNIYGDTEDMTVLRNKYEKLGSKERFQTLVNNTNVMAIWDDHDFGANDAGKDYPKKEASRQIMLDFWGAEEDSPRRTRPDGIYTSKMYGEGEQRIHVIMPDLRWNRDDMKHVSREEYANERAPNNLGPYIAHDDMSKSMLGEKQWQWLEEELKKTARVKIIASSLQLLADFTGWEAWANFPGDRQRLFDLIKKHQVNGVILVSGDTHWGEVSYYDENLDYPLWEVTSSGLTQEWKQVSPNKHRIGQYTANVNYGSINIDWSLEDPLVSLSLKNVDGEVVNEHRFRLSTLEPYKE